The following is a genomic window from Oscillospiraceae bacterium.
AAGCCTTTGACCCTATTCCGAAGGTAACCTCTGCGGTGATGAAACTGTCTTTCCGCCATGAAAAAGCGGTTTCACCCAAAAACGAAAAACACTTTTTCTCAGTGGTGAAATCGGCATTTTCCAACAGACGAAAAACCTTGTCCAACTGTCTGATGCAAAGTTTTTCCCTTTCCCGTGAGGAAGCGGTGGGTTTCATTACCGCTTGCGGTTTATCTGAAACTATCCGTGGCGAAAAGCTTTCTCTTGTAGATTTTTGTAAGCTAAGCGACCTGATGTGTCAGCAGGGAAAATAACCGCTTCTCGAAGAATGTAATTGCAGAAACAAACAAAATCAAAAGAAACCAAAAAAAATCAAAAAAATCTACCAAAACACTTGCCAAAAGAAAAAAAGTGTGATATATTAGTGGTAAAATGGGTGAGGATAGGATTTTCCAAAAAAATCGTCCTCAGAATTGATTAAAAATATAGTTTATTATAGAATGAAAAAGGAGTTATTACGATGACTGACAACAAATTTGTGTTAAGCTGGGTTGAAGAAATGAAAAACCTGGTAAAACCCGCAAACGTAGTATGGATTGACGGTAGCGAAGAACAGCTGGAAAGCTTAAGAGAACAGTCCTGCAAATCCGGTGAAATGATCAGATTAGACCAGGAAAAATTACCCGGATGTTTCTATCACAGAACTGCTCAGAACGACGTTGCTCGTGTAGAAGACAGAACCTTCATTTGTGCAACCAGCGAAGAAGAAGCTGGTCCCACCAACAACTGGATGGACCCCAAAGCTGCTTACGAAAAATTAGGCAAACTGTTCGATGGTTCCATGGCCGGCAAAACCATGTATGTAATTCCTTTCATCATGGGTGTGTTAGGATCTCCCTTCTCTAAAGTTGGTATCGAAATCACCGACAGCATTTATGTTGTATTAAACATGGCTATTATGACCCGTGTTGGTATCCAGGCTGAAAAACAGCTGGGTGACAGCGCAGATTTCACCAAATGTTTACACGCTTGTAAAGATGTAAACCCCGATGAAAGATATATTATGCATTTCCCCCAGGACAACACCATCTGGAGCATCAACTCCGCATACGGCGGAAACGTGCTTTTAGGTAAAAAATGCTTAGCATTAAGAATTGCAAGCTACCTGGGCAGAAAAGAAGGCTGGATGGCAGAACATATGCTCATCTTAGGCTTAGAAAATCCCAAAGGCGAAGTGAAATACATTGCTGCAGCGTTCCCCTCTGCTTGTGGTAAAACCAACCTGGCAATGTTAATTCCTCCCGCTATTTTAAAAGGTTACAAAGTATATACCGTAGGTGATGATATCGCTTGGATTCGTGTTGGTGAAGACGGCAGACTGTGGGCTATGAACCCCGAAGCTGGTTTCTTTGGCGTTGCTCCCGGTACCTCCAACAAAACCAACCCCAACGCATTGGCTACCACTATGAAAAACACCATCTTCACCAACGTGTTCTTAAAAGATGACAACACTGTATGGTGGGAAGGTATGGATGGTGACGCTCCTGCAACCGGTACCGACTGGTTAGGTAACCCCTGGACTCCCGAATCCGGCGTAAAAGGTGCACATCCCAACTCCAGATTTACCGCTCCTGCTTGTCAGTGCCCCTGCATCTCTTCCGAATTTGAATCCACCGCAGGTGTACCCCTGTCCGCAATCGTATTCGGTGGCAGACGTGCAAAAACTGCTCCCCTGGTATACCAGTCCTTCAACTGGAACCACGGTGTATTCATGGGTGCTACCATGGCATCTGAAACTACCGCAGCAGCTGCAGGTGCAGTTGGCGTGGTTCGTCGTGACCCCATGGCTATGATTCCCTTCTGCGGATACAATATGGGTGACTACTTCCAGCATTGGTTAGATATGGGCACCAAAACTGACAAACTGCCCTTAATCTTCCACGTTAACTGG
Proteins encoded in this region:
- a CDS encoding phosphoenolpyruvate carboxykinase (GTP) — its product is MTDNKFVLSWVEEMKNLVKPANVVWIDGSEEQLESLREQSCKSGEMIRLDQEKLPGCFYHRTAQNDVARVEDRTFICATSEEEAGPTNNWMDPKAAYEKLGKLFDGSMAGKTMYVIPFIMGVLGSPFSKVGIEITDSIYVVLNMAIMTRVGIQAEKQLGDSADFTKCLHACKDVNPDERYIMHFPQDNTIWSINSAYGGNVLLGKKCLALRIASYLGRKEGWMAEHMLILGLENPKGEVKYIAAAFPSACGKTNLAMLIPPAILKGYKVYTVGDDIAWIRVGEDGRLWAMNPEAGFFGVAPGTSNKTNPNALATTMKNTIFTNVFLKDDNTVWWEGMDGDAPATGTDWLGNPWTPESGVKGAHPNSRFTAPACQCPCISSEFESTAGVPLSAIVFGGRRAKTAPLVYQSFNWNHGVFMGATMASETTAAAAGAVGVVRRDPMAMIPFCGYNMGDYFQHWLDMGTKTDKLPLIFHVNWFRTNADGKFIWPGFGDNVRVLNWILARCAGEVDAVETAIGYLPKKEDLDLTGLDIADEVLDELLSVDKEVWLEETKGIGEFFAKFGDRLPKELAAELENLKARLA